CCAGGAGGTGGTCGCCCGGCGCCAACGGGAGGGGTTTGCGGCGCCCAAGTGCGTCCCCCACGCTGGGCAGGTTGGTGTCGCGCACCCGGTCCAAGAGGATCACCGGATGCGGTGAGAATGATGCCGTTTGCGCCAGCAACACCGTGCCGTCCGCCCCGATGAAATGCCGCTCGGTCCCAGCCTCTTGGGCCCTCTGGAGTGCCTCGGCCACCCGGCGCGCCGGAAACGGAGAGCGCAGATCATCGCCATTCAGTTGCTCAATGCGCCAGAACTGCACACTGCGTCTCGCCATCCGCCCTCCCCTGCCTACCGGTCTTTGCTGCTGATTCCAAGCTAACGGTGGGGTCAGACATTAAAGCCAGGTTCCGCCGTCGTGCGCTTTCATCTGCCGCAAACCGCGCGACTTACGGCCGGTACTTGGGTCCCTGGGCGAAGAGCGCATCCATTTCGTCGTGGCTGCGGGTGCCTGCCAATCCCGCCCAGTTTCCGTCCCCCAGGATCTCCTTCGCCACCCGCGCAACTTTTGCGTAGGCAGCTTTCGCCGTATTTCCGCCGATGCTGACCCGCCGTATGCCGGCGTCGTGAAGTTCCAGGGGCGATGGCGCACCTACTCCCGCAAGGGCATTCAAGGGTGCGGGGATCTTGCTGGAGAGTTCATGCAGGACGTGAAGGTCCACGACGCCGGGAACGAAGATGCCGTCCGCACCCGCCGTAAGGTAGGACTCAGCACGGTGCAGGGTCTCTTCGTAAGCGCTGTCCGGATACTGTCCCGAGAGGTAGGTGTCCGTTCGGGCATTGATGAACAACGGGATTCCGCGCTCGTCCGCCACGGCACGGATCAAAGCGATTCGCCGCGATTGTTCGTTGATTTCCGTGAGTGGCTCTGCAGCGGAGTCCTCAATGTTGATGCCAACCGCGCCTGCATCCAGCACTCCGTGCACGGTGGCCCGCAGTTCATCGTCTGTACGCCCGTATCCAGTTTCGATGTCTGCAGTTACCGGCAGTTTGGTTGCCCCTACCACCCGCCCCAGCGCCGCCATCGCCAACCCCCACGGCACGTGGTCACCGTCCCGGAAGCCCAAACTCCAGGAAACCGCCGAACTCGAAGTGGCTATCGCCGTCGCACCAGCCTCCTGCACCACTCGGGCGGAGGCGGCATCCCAGACATTCACCAGGACCAGCGGCGTGGGCCCGGCATCGTGAAGCTTGTGGAAGAGTTCGGCCTTGGTCACGGATCCCCGGTGCAGTGTCATAGCTACATTCCAGCCCCTGGCGTTCCCGGCGTAAAGGAAACACCGCAAACCGGCGCGTTCTTGAAAACATATGTTGCCTAATTAGCAACCTTCGGGGGTATCCTGTCACTGTGACCCACGAAACATTGGATGCCGGCACCAAGCTGCCCGCTGAAGCCATCGACGCCATTGAGCGGGCCGCTACGGCTGCCGCCCACCCACACGAGGAGCTGTTCTCCGCGCGGGCCGCCAACATCAAGCAATCCGCTGTCCGCGACGTCTTCGATATCTCCATGCGGCCCGGCCTTGTCTCGCTCGCAGGCGGCAACCCATATCTGCAATCGCTGCCGCTGGAGAAGCTTGGCCAGACCGCCGCCAGGATCATCGCCGAAGACGGGATGACCGCCCTGCAATACGGCGGTGGCCAAGGGACCGCGGAACTGCGCCAACAAATCTGCGAGATCATGGCAGCAGAGGGCATCATGGACGCCCAGCCTGAGAACATCGTGATTACTGCAGGTTCCCAGTCAGCGCAGGATGTGGCAACCAAGGTCTTCTGCAATCCCGGCGACGTTGTCCTCGTCGAAAACCCCACCTACGTTGGGGCCCTGAATACCTTCGAGGCTTACCAAGTGCAGGTAGAGCCGGTCGAAATGGACGACGACGGGTTGGTACCTGAACTCCTCGAGGCCAGGATCGCAGCGCTTCAGGCAGAGGGCAAAAACATCAAGTTCCTCTATACGATTCCCAACTTCAACAATCCCTCGGGCATTACCCTGGCTGAAGCACGCAGGCAGCGGATCGTAGATATATGCCGCAAGGCGAATATCATCGTTTTGGAGGACAATCCCTACGGCCTGCTGCGGTTTGACGGTCACCCAATCACCCCGATGCGGGCTGCAAATCCAGATGACGTCATCTACTTGGGATCCTTCTCCAAAATCTTCGCGCCGGGTCTTCGCATTGGTTGGGCCTTGGTGCCTGCCCACCTGCAGCGTCGTTTCTACCTGGCCTCCGAAGCAGTCACGCTTTGCCCGCCGCCTCTGAACCAAATGCTCGTATCGGCATATTTGCGCGAGTACGACTGGCGGGGACAGATTGAAACCTATCGCGGCCTCTATGCAGAACGGTGCAAAGCCCTGCTCACGGCCTTGGACGAATACATGCCGGCCGGACTCTCGTGGACACGCCCCGACGGCGGATTCTTCGTCTGGGTAACGCTGCCCCAAGGCGTGGACACCTACCCCTTGTTGAAGAAGGCCATCGACGCGGGGGTTGTCTTCATTCCCGGCGCAGCTTTCTCGCCGGCAGACGGACCCTCCAACAAGCTGCGCCTGGCCTTCAGTGCTGTACCGCCGGATACGATTGCCGAAGGCGTACGTCGTCTGGCCCCTGTTCTCGCAGAGGCCATCAAAGCCACCACTGAAGGAGCAGCACTATGACCGGGGTTGTCATTGTAGGAGTAGACGGTAGCGAGACGGCGATGAGGGCGGCCAAGGCTGCCCAGCAACTGGCCATCGGGATTGGAGCCAGTCTTCGCGTGGTGAGCGCTTTCGACAGCAACAAGACCGAGGTGGTTGAGATCGGGACGGACAAGTGGATCGTGTCAGACGCCGCCGAGGCCGAAGCCGTCGCCCGCACCGTCGCGGAGCGCCTGTCTGATGACCGCCTTGAGGTCACGTACTCGGCGGCCCGCGGCAAGCCCGGTGAAGCCTTGGTCAAGGAAGCAGAAATGCTCGAAGCACGGTTGATCGTGGTGGGCAACCGGCGCATGCAAGGCCTGGGTCGTGTCCTTGGCAGCGTAGCCAACACTGTGGCCCACAACGCTCCTTGCGATGTCTATATCGCCAAGACCGACCAACCATAAGCGACCTGAATCACGCCGCCGGGTGGGGAGGCTCACCCGGCTTTTGGCGTGATTTAGGCCTGGCACCAGAAGTCATCGTTATAAAATTGAGATGCCCCCAATGGCGTGAGCCATCCTCCATCAACTGACTTCAGGGGACTTCACTTGCTTACTTTGCAGCCGCGCCAGCGCGTTGGACACGACATCCTGCTTGCCCGCCACGGCAACAGCATCAGCACGATGCGTTTTGACCGCGCGAATGACCGCATCATCGCGATGCTCGACGACGGTTCCTGGGACAGCGCGCCAAACATGATTTCCCCTAGCTTGACCATGCCGGAAACTTTCGGCAGCATCATGCGCAAGGACTGGCGGTTCCTCTCCCTTGCGTGCGTCGCAATGATCACCTTCGCGGCCATGGCTATGGGCATCAGCGCGGAGATGGCAAACCACATGTCCACCACGGAACTTCAGGCGTTGCTGGTTAATTACCCCGCGTTCTAAGCGGGGCCGCCGCCCTTGCAGCAGGCCTCGGAGGCCTGCCCCGCCGCGAGCGGCCTGCCTCAGAGCATCCATTCCTGCAGCAGCCACCAGGACCCTCCGATGACGATGCCGCCGAACAAAGAACCGGCGACGACTTGCCCGAGCGTATGGGCCCGCAGAACCACGCGCGACCATCCAACGGCCGGCACTATGCCCAACACGGGCAGCCAGCCGGGCCCGAACATCATCACCACAATGACGGCAGCGGCGGCGATTGCCGAAGCGTGTCCACTCATCTTCCAAAAAGCGCTCACCACGGCCAGAACGGCAATGCCTCCGATCAGGGCGATGATCATGAGTGAAACGCTCACCGGCCCCTTGATCAGCTGCAGCACCATCAGGCCCACAAGCACGGAAATCAAGGCAAGCAGCAGCAACGCGGGCCGCTGACGACGGTCGCTGACATGATGATCGGTGATTCTGCCCAGACGGATCATCACCAGCACGTATGCCAACGGCAGGACGCAAACGAAGAGGGCTCCCAGCAGCCCGAAACCCATCGTCCCGGGAAACCCCGGTTCGATAGCCGAACTGATCAACAGTAAGGCCGTCACTACGATCGGCGGCTGAAAGGCTTCCGTTAGAACCTGGGCGACGATGCGCCAGGGTCCTGATAGCAACTGGTGTCCTGACCGCAACTGGGCAGGCACGTGACCAGCCTCGTCAGCGGCCAAAGCGGTGTTCGGCCCTTCGCTCGCATTGGTGGCGGCCAGGCGATCAGTCAAGCAACAATGCCGGTTCTTCAAGAATGGCAGCTACATCAGCCATAAAGCGGGCCGAGAGGTCGCCGTCAACCACCCGGTGGTCAAAGGACCCACCCAGCGTGGTGATCCACCGCGGAATCACTTCCCCGTCCAGGACCCATGGCTTCTGCTTGATGGTTCCAAACGCAATGATGGCAACCTCGCCCGGGTTGATGATGGGCGTTCCCGTATCGATGCCAAGCGCACCGATGTTGGTGATGGTCAGGCTGCCGCCCTGCATCTCGGCAGGCTGCGTCTTGCCCGCCCGGGCCTTCGTGGCGAGATCGTTGAGGGCGAGGGCCAACTCCTTCAAGGAGAGATCCTGGGCGTCCTTGATATTGGGCACCATCAAGCCACGCGGTGTTGCAGCTGCAATACCCAGGTTCATGAAGTGCTTGACCTGGATCTCCGCACCGCCGTTGCCATCAGCGTTAGCTACCCACGTGGCGTTGACACTGGGGTTCCGCGCGGCGGCCCAAATGACTGCTTTGGCCAAAATAAGAAGCGGGGATACTTTGATGCCTTCGAAGTCCCGCGAAACCTTGAGCCGTTTGACGAACTCCATGGTCCGGCTCGCGTCGACGTCAACAAAGATGCTGACGTGCGGTGCCGTGAACGCGGACTCCACCATGGCCTTGGCGGTTGCCTTACGCACGCCTTTAACAGGTACACGCTCGATCCTCTGGTCCTGCGGCTTCTTGGAAGCGCCCCAGAACGACTCCGCCTGATCAAGCTCAGCGTCACGCTGCGCCTGATAGCTGACCAGGTCCTCGCGGGTCACCTCGCCGCGCTGTCCTGTGGCTACGACGTCTGCAAGGTCAATGCCAAGATCGCGGGCGAACTTGCGCACCGGCGGCTTCGCAAGGACCTTGTTGACGAGCCCGCTGATGGTACCGCTGATGGCGGCACCGCGTGATGCGGCGGTCTGGGGCGCTGAAACTCCCGGCGCTGTGACATCCCGCGCTGTGACGTCGGGCGCTTGAGTGCTGGCCGCTGGCGTGACCGGCGATTGCATGACCGGCGCGACGGCGGCGCGTGCCGACG
This genomic stretch from Micrococcaceae bacterium Sec5.1 harbors:
- a CDS encoding isocitrate lyase/phosphoenolpyruvate mutase family protein: MTLHRGSVTKAELFHKLHDAGPTPLVLVNVWDAASARVVQEAGATAIATSSSAVSWSLGFRDGDHVPWGLAMAALGRVVGATKLPVTADIETGYGRTDDELRATVHGVLDAGAVGINIEDSAAEPLTEINEQSRRIALIRAVADERGIPLFINARTDTYLSGQYPDSAYEETLHRAESYLTAGADGIFVPGVVDLHVLHELSSKIPAPLNALAGVGAPSPLELHDAGIRRVSIGGNTAKAAYAKVARVAKEILGDGNWAGLAGTRSHDEMDALFAQGPKYRP
- a CDS encoding universal stress protein: MTGVVIVGVDGSETAMRAAKAAQQLAIGIGASLRVVSAFDSNKTEVVEIGTDKWIVSDAAEAEAVARTVAERLSDDRLEVTYSAARGKPGEALVKEAEMLEARLIVVGNRRMQGLGRVLGSVANTVAHNAPCDVYIAKTDQP
- a CDS encoding PLP-dependent aminotransferase family protein, translating into MTHETLDAGTKLPAEAIDAIERAATAAAHPHEELFSARAANIKQSAVRDVFDISMRPGLVSLAGGNPYLQSLPLEKLGQTAARIIAEDGMTALQYGGGQGTAELRQQICEIMAAEGIMDAQPENIVITAGSQSAQDVATKVFCNPGDVVLVENPTYVGALNTFEAYQVQVEPVEMDDDGLVPELLEARIAALQAEGKNIKFLYTIPNFNNPSGITLAEARRQRIVDICRKANIIVLEDNPYGLLRFDGHPITPMRAANPDDVIYLGSFSKIFAPGLRIGWALVPAHLQRRFYLASEAVTLCPPPLNQMLVSAYLREYDWRGQIETYRGLYAERCKALLTALDEYMPAGLSWTRPDGGFFVWVTLPQGVDTYPLLKKAIDAGVVFIPGAAFSPADGPSNKLRLAFSAVPPDTIAEGVRRLAPVLAEAIKATTEGAAL
- a CDS encoding 2-oxo acid dehydrogenase subunit E2; the encoded protein is MTVKKFNLPDVGEGLTEAEVVAWKVKPGDTVAINDVLCEIETAKSLVELPSPFAGTVTELLVEEGITVEVGTAIIAVSDNQPGDAAPVTQAPAATPAVDAPLYGKLPVDIDSGENGPAGGPLVGSGPKADAVKRRARKRPAGTGEPTTVAENAEGTVQDHQAVLAAQAAQVPMPQRPTSARAAVAPVMQSPVTPAASTQAPDVTARDVTAPGVSAPQTAASRGAAISGTISGLVNKVLAKPPVRKFARDLGIDLADVVATGQRGEVTREDLVSYQAQRDAELDQAESFWGASKKPQDQRIERVPVKGVRKATAKAMVESAFTAPHVSIFVDVDASRTMEFVKRLKVSRDFEGIKVSPLLILAKAVIWAAARNPSVNATWVANADGNGGAEIQVKHFMNLGIAAATPRGLMVPNIKDAQDLSLKELALALNDLATKARAGKTQPAEMQGGSLTITNIGALGIDTGTPIINPGEVAIIAFGTIKQKPWVLDGEVIPRWITTLGGSFDHRVVDGDLSARFMADVAAILEEPALLLD
- a CDS encoding phosphatidic acid phosphatase yields the protein MRSGHQLLSGPWRIVAQVLTEAFQPPIVVTALLLISSAIEPGFPGTMGFGLLGALFVCVLPLAYVLVMIRLGRITDHHVSDRRQRPALLLLALISVLVGLMVLQLIKGPVSVSLMIIALIGGIAVLAVVSAFWKMSGHASAIAAAAVIVVMMFGPGWLPVLGIVPAVGWSRVVLRAHTLGQVVAGSLFGGIVIGGSWWLLQEWML